The following are encoded together in the Williamwhitmania sp. genome:
- a CDS encoding DUF4194 domain-containing protein translates to MNLENYKKPYSKAIVRLLKSPIERNSNEWENVVMYQNEIQDYISQIGLELIIKKDEGFAFVKQLEDSEGNTLGLVQRRQVGFETSIVLVVLRQSLEEFDSNPTQLATEKFITNTEIRDELELFLPEKFNRKSFIKELDRYINATVDLGYLKEVSKKDNETRYRIHRIIKEKITLDILQDFKTRLQEYVESV, encoded by the coding sequence ATGAATTTAGAAAACTATAAAAAGCCATATAGCAAAGCAATTGTTAGATTGTTGAAATCACCAATTGAGCGAAACTCAAATGAATGGGAAAATGTAGTAATGTATCAAAACGAGATACAAGACTACATAAGCCAAATTGGGTTGGAACTCATTATAAAAAAAGATGAAGGATTTGCCTTTGTAAAGCAACTTGAAGATAGCGAAGGAAATACTCTTGGGTTAGTTCAAAGACGACAAGTTGGTTTTGAAACATCAATTGTGCTTGTTGTGCTAAGACAGAGTTTGGAAGAATTTGATAGCAACCCAACCCAGTTAGCTACTGAAAAATTTATTACAAATACTGAAATAAGAGACGAATTAGAGTTATTCCTTCCTGAAAAGTTCAATAGAAAGAGTTTCATAAAAGAACTTGACAGGTATATCAACGCTACTGTTGATTTGGGCTATTTGAAAGAAGTCAGTAAAAAAGACAACGAAACAAGATACCGAATACATCGAATTATCAAAGAAAAAATAACACTGGATATTTTACAGGATTTCAAAACAAGATTGCAGGAATATGTTGAGTCTGTTTAG